A single window of Gossypium arboreum isolate Shixiya-1 chromosome 13, ASM2569848v2, whole genome shotgun sequence DNA harbors:
- the LOC108452686 gene encoding L-ascorbate oxidase homolog has translation MAPLTIIAVFFLWVGSLLMVQGGDPTISFEWKVTYGTISPLGVPVKGILINGQFPGPNINSTTNNNVIVNVFNNLDEPFLLTWSGVQHRKNPWQDGVLGTNCPIPPGTNYTYKFQVKDQIGSYMYYPVTGMHKAVGGFGGLRINSRLLIPVPYADPADDYTIIAGDFFNKGHTTLKKILESGRNLGRCDGVHINGKVAKGDGSDEPLFTMEAGKTYKYRICNAGLKTSLNVRFQGHNMKLVEMEGSHTVQNDYESLDVHVGQCFSVLVTADQEPKDYFVVASTRFTKQEVTATGVIRYTNGKGAPSPKLPPPPVGWAWSLNQFRTFRWNLTASAARPNPQGSYKYGSVNITRTIKLANTAQKVDGKLRYAINGASYVEPTTPLKLAEYYGVADKVFKYDTIPDDPPAEITKITMEPVVLNLTHRNFMEIIFENRETAIQSYHLCGYAFFAVAVETGQWSPEKRKNYNLLDAVSRHTIQVFPKSWAAILLSFDNCGMWNIRSEIWDRRYLGQQLYVSVLSPNKSLRDEYNMPEGALVCGVVENMPRPPPAYT, from the exons ATGGCTCCATTGACGATAATAGCGGTGTTTTTCCTCTGGGTAGGATCACTGCTTATGGTTCAAGGTGGAGATCCCACCATTAGTTTCGAGTGGAAGGTCACTTATGGCACTATATCTCCTTTAGGTGTTCCCGTTAAAGGTATTCTTATTAACGGGCAATTCCCTGGGCCAAATATTAACTCTACCACCAACAACAATGTTATAGTAAATGTGTTCAACAACCTTGATGAGCCATTCCTTTTGACATG GAGTGGCGTGCAGCATAGAAAGAATCCTTGGCAAGATGGTGTGCTTGGAACCAACTGTCCTATCCCCCCCGGGACGAATTACACCTATAAATTCCAGGTGAAGGACCAAATTGGCAGCTACATGTATTATCCAGTGACGGGTATGCATAAGGCGGTTGGCGGTTTCGGTGGCCTTCGTATTAACAGTCGTTTACTCATTCCTGTCCCCTATGCTGATCCAGCTGATGACTATACTATCATAGCAGGAGATTTTTTCAACAAGGGACACACCACCCTCAAGAAAATTCTTGAGAGCGGTCGTAACCTTGGTAGATGTGATGGTGTCCACATTAATGGAAAAGTTGCTAAAGGTGATGGTAGCGATGAACCTCTCTTCACCATGGAAGCAGGCAAAACCTACAAGTATAGGATTTGCAATGCGGGTCTCAAAACATCTCTGAACGTCAGGTTCCAAGGCCACAACATGAAATTGGTTGAGATGGAGGGTTCCCACACAGTGCAAAATGACTATGAATCCCTTGATGTTCATGTTGGACAGTGCTTCAGTGTGCTTGTTACAGCCGACCAAGAACCAAAGGATTACTTTGTTGTGGCCTCTACCCGTTTTACCAAACAAGAGGTTACAGCAACTGGTGTCATCCGTTACACCAATGGCAAGGGCGCACCCTCACCTAAGTTGCCACCACCACCAGTTGGTTGGGCTTGGTCACTCAATCAATTCCGTACCTTCCGTTGGAACTTGACTGCCAGCGCTGCTAGGCCTAACCCTCAGGGCTCCTACAAATATGGTTCCGTTAACATTACCCGTACCATCAAGCTGGCCAACACTGCTCAAAAAGTAGATGGCAAGCTTCGATATGCTATTAATGGAGCCTCCTATGTCGAACCAACCACTCCACTAAAACTTGCAGAATACTACGGCGTAGCTGACAAGGTTTTCAAGTACGATACCATTCCTGATGACCCACCAGCTGAGATCACTAAAATAACCATGGAACCTGTTGTCCTCAACCTGACACACAGAAACTTTATGGAAATCATCTTCGAGAATCGCGAAACAGCCATCCAGTCTTATCACTTGTGTGGCTATGCCTTCTTTGCTGTGGC TGTCGAGACTGGGCAATGGAGCCCTGAGAAGAGGAAGAACTACAATCTTCTTGATGCCGTGAGCAGACACACCATACAGGTTTTCCCCAAGTCCTGGGCAGCTATCCTATTGTCATTCGACAACTGTGGAATGTGGAACATCAGGTCAGAGATATGGGACAGGCGTTACCTTGGGCAACAGCTTTATGTTAGTGTTCTTTCCCCTAACAAATCACTCAGGGACGAATACAACATGCCTGAGGGTGCACTAGTTTGCGGTGTTGTGGAAAACATGCCAAGGCCACCACCAGCTTACACCTAA